One Oncorhynchus clarkii lewisi isolate Uvic-CL-2024 chromosome 32, UVic_Ocla_1.0, whole genome shotgun sequence DNA window includes the following coding sequences:
- the LOC139392393 gene encoding sterile alpha motif domain-containing protein 12-like isoform X2 → MMCPDDVTSHLEEQPLDQGAVLDDDSPTYQDVSPGYQRHSLPQRSVSESELSRPGNVKLSKPVVLWTQQDVCKWLKKHCPKQHQIYSDSFKQHDITGRALMRLTDRKLERMGIMQEGQRQYILQQVLQLRVREEVRTLQLLTQASLEGSP, encoded by the exons ATGATGTGCCCGGACGACGTGACCTCGCACCTGGAGGAGCAGCCCCTAGACCAAGGCGCCGTGCTGGACGACGACAGCCCCACCTATCAGGACGTGAGCCCCGGGTACCAGCGCCACTCACTGCCCCAGCGCTCCGTCTCCGAGTCAGAACTCTCCCGG CCGGGGAATGTAAAGCTGTCCAAGCCAGTGGTCCTGTGGACCCAGCAGGACGTGTGCAAGTGGCTGAAGAAGCACTGCCCCAAGCAGCACCAGATCTACAGTGACTCCTTCAAGCAGCATGACATCACAG GGCGGGCTCTGATGAGATTGACAGACAGGAAGCTGGAGCGAATGGGCATCATGCAGGAGGGCCAACGGCAGTACATCCTCCAGCAGGTCCTGCAGCTCCGCGTCAGAGAAGAGGTCCGCACCCTGCAGCTACTCACGCAAG